The following is a genomic window from Collimonas fungivorans Ter331.
CCGGGCCGCGGCCGGCGGCGGCGTCGAGCTGGCTTTCGACATGGTCGGCAAGGCTGGCGACGCCCACAGCACGCTGGCGCTGCTGCGCAGCTTGCGGCGCGGCGGCCGGCTGGTGCTGATGGGGAGCATGCAAGTGCCCCTGCCGATACCTTACGGCGACATGCTGCTCAACAGTTGGGAACTGATCGGCCATTTCATGTATACGCCAGCCGACTACCTGGCGCTGCTGTCGCTGATCAGGGCCGGGCTGTTGTCGCTGGACGACATTGAAGTGAAAAGCTTCGCCTTCCCGGACCTGGAACAGGCCATGGACCATGCTGCCCAAATGCAGGGATTACAGGCGACAGTCACGCTTTTTGCGCAGTGAAATTGACGATCCGGCGCCGGCAATGGCTCAATTCGCGAGGAATTCACGCCATGGCTCGAAATATTTTTCGCGCCAGCCGAGCTTGACCTCTTCGTAATCCTGGTCCGGCACGTCCAGGTGCACCAGTTCAATCCGCCCGTGCTCGCCTTGCGGGTGGAACGACAGGATCAGGATCGAATCCGGATCGTCTTCGGCAAACGCCGGCGAGCGCCAGGTCTGGACAATCAGGCGCGGTTTGACCACCTGCAGCATGACGCCGGTCAGGGCGCCGTCGAAAGCCACGAACTCAGCCCCGGCTTGCGCAGCAATAGTGACCGGCAAGCCGGTGATCGCCTGGTGCAGCACCGGATCGACATACATGTCGAACAAAGCGTCGGGAGTAGCTTTCAAGACCACCGTTTTATAAATCACATTGCGCATGCTGGTTCTTCCTTCGATGCTGTGAATCAACAGGCGCCATGGCAAGCCGAGAGGTCCTGGCGCGGTAAAGAGTTTCCGAGACGGCTGCAAGTCGCCCGCAGTCACAGAGCCCATCGCAAAACTTTACCTTATTTTGCAAAAACTCATTTCATTGCACGCCGCATGCCGACATACAGGGCTTCCACTTTTTCGCGCGCCCATGCCGTCTTGCGCAAGAATGTCAGGCTGGACTTGATGCTCGGATCGGCCTTGAAGCAACGGATGTCTATCCTCTGTCCCAGGCCTTCCCAGCCGTAGTGAGCGACCAGCTCGGTCAGCATGGCCTCCAGCGTGACGCCGTGCAGGTGGTTCTGTGTGTGTTGTGTCATGAGCTTCTCGATCTACATTTCAAGCTGCTATTTTACGGGCTCGCCGGGCGATCCGGAAAAAAGGCTGCATACGTACTGCATCCGCCTCTTCATTCTCCTCCACAAATCCTAAAACAGTTTTTCGATGGGAAACCTGTCGAAAACTTTCAGTTCCTGACATGCATGGCGCAACTTTCCACCTGTTAAAAGTGACAGGTGTTTGTTGGAATGTGTTTTCGTAAAAAAATAATATTCCGGAATACTCGACACAGGACGATGCACTACCTAGCTATGAGATTTTTTAAAATCATTTTTTTTCATACGATTCATGCCAGATTATTTTTCAGAATATTCAACTACTCCTGGATCGAATCCAGCACGATGCAAAGTCAAAAAACTTGACTTACAGAAAGCAGAAGCTATGTTAAATAAACGTAGATTCGACGGACCGAAAACGACAAACTAGAAATTCCCGTCCCGTGCACGATGCGTTGCAAACGCACGTGTCCATGCACCTGAATCTCGCGGACCACGCCGAATACGCGCGGGTAGATAGCTCCAGTTAAATGTAGCAATGCGTGTGGCAAGGCGCGTGGCAATACGGGAGACGCTTGTGGGCAAGCCATTACCTCAGGATTTATCGTGAGCGCACTGTTCATCGCGTACGTCTATCCCGGCTGGCACGCGTCGTCGTTCCGTCCAGGTTTCGACGAGTGGAAACTGCTCGACCGCTTCCGGTCTTACTACGAGGGGCACGTGACGCCGCCCAGGCCGCAGGCCGGGTATTACGACGACTCCCGTCCCGAAACGGCCGAGGCAAGCATGCGCCAGGCGAGCGCCTACGGCATTGCCGGATTTTCCTATTTCGCTTACTACCGGCGCGGCGGATTTGTCCTCGACGCACCTGTCGATGCAGCATTCGCGCGCGCCACAACCGTATCTGCGTTTCAATTGTCGCTGACGCTTTGCCTGCGCTTGCCGCATCGCGCACTGCCGCTGCCGCTCGACTACCGCCACTGGCGCGATGCCCGCCAGGCGGCTGCCGAGCCCTGCCTGCAACCGGATATCGCCCGGCGCGCAGAGATCCCACGGCAGCATACTTTTAGCGAAGTCTCCGACCTCATCGGAGGTTCCGAACTGGAAGGCTTCTCGGTCGCATCATTCCTGCGAATGAAAAACTGCAGATAGCCGCTTATCCACCTCATGCGCCGATGACCGGCGAAAAAAGGGAGAAACATCATGTCCGACGACGGCGACTATGGCTCTTGGTTCCACCACGACTGGGTAGAAGACTTGATCGATGTCATCAGATCCTATGTGGTGGATCCGGTCGACATCACCTTCGGCCAGCTGCGCGAACTGGTCGGCGCGGTCACCGAGCTCGACGTAGCCGGCGGCAACGCCGGCAAAGTGACGCTGCGCGCACTGGAGGCCACCATCCGCAGCCACAATGCGACGTTCCTGCCGGTGTCTTCGGTATTCGGCATCGTCGAGCTGTGCAGCAAGCATGCGAAAGCCGCCCACGGCCGCAGTTCGGTGCTGGACAGCCTGACGATGAACCAGCTGGGCGCCATCATGCGGCCCCAGTTTGCGCGGCTGAAACTGGAAGACCTGGTCGGCGTCGCCAAGCTGGCATCGCGCCAGGCGCGCCATGTCGACGTCTTCGACCAGGTCACCGTGGAACTGCTGACGCATTCGCTCTCGCATTCTGCCTTGCGCGCATTTACGCTTGCCGAATTGCGAACCACCCTGGAAGGATTGGCGACATCGGGAGTCTTCGCGAAGAGCGAGAAGTAATTCCGTCCAGGCGCCGCCATGAATCGGGACAATCCGCACGAGCGGCTCGAACTGCTCGACTGGCAAAGCATGATTGCGTTATTCGAAGGATGGGCCGAGCGCTACTGCGCACATCCTTCGTATTTCCGCATCGGCGGCCGGCCGGTATGTTCGTTCCTGAACCTGGGCGATTTCGTGAACACCTATGGTCTGGATGGATTCCAGCTCATCATCCAGACCGCCCGCCAGATCATGCAAAGGCGCCTGGGGCAGGATCCTTTTGTCATCGGCGTGTTTGGCGAAGCCACCTTGAAGCACTGCGCGCTGGCGAACCTGACTTCGATCGACGGCACCACGGGCTACGGACTGCTGCCGGAATGGACCGGCCCGCCGGTGCAGCACTATGCCGAACTGATTCCGCGCAGGACCGCCGAATGGGCCATGGTGCAGCGTCATCTGCGGGTGCCGTTCTTTCCCGTCGTGTGCGCCGGCTGGGATGCAACCGTGCGCGGCGAATGGGCGGCGGACCTGCGCAACTGCCGCGGCTTTCCCTGGCGCCCGGTAGTCGACGGCGTCAACGCCGAACTGTTCGGCCACTTCGTCGATGCCGCGGTCGCTTTCAACCTTGCCCACCACCCGGAGCTCAATGTGGTCTATGTGCATGCATGGAACGAATGGACGGAATCTTCCGCGATCGAACCCAGCGACCGCTTCGGCGACCAGTTCCTGCGGCAGCTGGCGCAGCGGACGCGCCCGATGCCGCTCGAACCGACTCCGAACCTGCCCTTGAATGGCGCTAACCACCGGGACATATCGACATGAAACAACCTACACAGTTCATCGCCTATGTCTATCCTGGCTGGCACGCCAATGCATTCCGCGGCGATTTTGACGAATGGACCCTGTTTGACAAGTTCTCGCCCTATTTTGACGGGCACCAGATGCCGTCGCGCCCTGCAGCCGGATTCTATGACGACAGCCAGCAGTCATGTTCAAGACGGCAGGTGCAGGAAGCCGCTGACGCCGGCATCAATGGCTTCACCTATTTTTTTTATTACGGCAACGACGGTCCGATCATGGCCGAACCGCTTGGCGCTGCCCTCGATGCAGCGGCCGCAGCCGACACTGTAGCTGATACCGCATTCGAGGTAGGAACAACCTGGTGCCTACGCCTGCCCCACACAAATTTTCCCATTCCACTGGTTTCCGACGGCATGGGAATCAGCATCGACAGGATTACAGGCAAGGCCGCGCCGGACGGCGAATTCACCATCGGTGAGCTGGGCCGGGTGCTGGGACCGAATTGCCTTGACCAGCTTTCGCTCAGCGCAGCAATGCGGCTGACGCAAATCGGGCCCAGGCAGAAAAAGAAATAACCGGCCACTTTGTGCGGGAAGGAAAGACCAGGCGCAGCGATATCGAAGAAAACGAGGCTTCCATGCTAAATCACCTGATCGTGAAGTACGACATAGAGCGCTATCCTTTTGCGCGCATCGTCGCCAGCCACTTGAAATGCTCGAACCTCGCCGCCATCCATCATGTCCATCAATATCCGAGATTCGACTGCGCCATTGAGCAGTCCACCGAGCTGCACCATCGGCTGTATGCGATCGGCAAGGAATTCTTCGATGTCTACGGCCGCTTCATCAGGGACCAGATCGCGCCGATGATCGGCGACGAAATCGTGTACCAGGCGCGGCCGAACTTCCGCTTCCAGCTGCCCGGAAACGTCGCCGTATCCGGCTTCCATCGCGACCGGGACAACCATCATCACACTGCCGAAATCAATTTCTGGGTGCCGCTCACGCCGGTCTCGGAGCATACCGCCGTATGGATCGAATCGAGCGAAGGGAAACAGGATTTCCATCCCTATGTGGCCCAGTACGGCGAGATCCTGGTGTTCGACGGTGCCAACCTCATGCATGGCAATGTCGTCAACGAAAGCCAGGTCACCCGCTTCAGTTTCGATTTCCGCGCAGTGCCGGCGCGCCTGTTCGAGAACACCGGCATGCGCAGCGTAAACACGGAAGTCCCGATGTCTGTCGGCGGCTATTTTGCGCCGCTCGATCTTGCGCCTGCCCGCGATATCGCTGCATCGGATGCGGCCTGCCATGTCGACTAACCCGGCGACCAGGAATCCGCAGCCGCTGCGCCCTGTCATCCAGCGCTCGGGCCGGTTGAGCATCGGCGCCGTCGACGGTTTTCTCGACGACTGGATCGCCCGGTTTGCTTCGCGCCGGGCGTTTCTCCGGATTGACGGCCGCCCGGTGCTGTCGCTGCTCAACGTTACCGATTTCGACAAGCTCTATGGGACGGACGGCTTCCTGTTCCTGCTGCAGTACATCCGCCGCAAGCTGATCTCCCATTTCGGCGTGAATCCCTTTCTGATCGGCGTCTTTCCGCTGATCGACGAATACCACACCAGAATTCTCCAGCGCTTGCCGGTAGACGCCGTCACCGGGTACGGCATGCTGCCCGACTGGGAAGGGCCGCCGGTGCAATGGTACGGCGAACTGATACCCAAGCGGGTGGCCGAATGGCATCGGCTCCAGCAGCGGCTCAGCATCCCGTTCCTGCCGGTGGTCTGCGCCGGCTGGGACGCCACGCTGCGCGGTGCGCCGGTCGCCGACATCCGGCAAGTGCGAGGTTTCCCCTGGCGGCCGATCGTGGCCGGCGTCACGCCCCAGCTGTTCGGCCGCTTCCTGGACGAAGCGATTGCCTTCAACCAGCGCTGGCACCCGGCCCACCGCGTGGTTTTCCTGCACGCCTACAACGAATGGACCGAGGCTTCGGCTATCGAGCCCAGCGAACGGTTTGGCTCGGGCTTCCTGGAGCAGATTCACGCCAGGTCCAGGCAGCTGGAAGGAGCGTTATGAAACTGCTAATCGCCGGCAAGAGTTTCATCGGCTGCCACAGCTTGCGCCATGCCAGCGACATGCGGGCGCTGGGTATAACCGGCTATACGCTGCTGGCGCTGCCCAATGCCGGCGGTGACACTGCCTGGGAACCGTCAATGCGCCGCACTGCGCGCCAGCTTGGCGTCGATATCGTCGACGACATCGCCGCTGCCGGCCTCAGCGGCAGCGATATATTCCTGTCGGTCGAATACGATCGCAAAGTCCGCATCGAGGATTTGGGCGGCGCCCGCGCCTACAATCTCCACCTGGCGGCGCTGCCTGGCTATCGCGGCTGCCTCAACAGCACCTGGCCGCTGCGCAATGGCGAATCTACCGCGGCCGCCACGCTGCACCAGCTGACCGACAAAATAGACGCGGGACCGGTGATCGCCGTTCGCCGATTCCAGATTTCAGCGTTTCATAGCGCCTTCGATTTGTATCTCCTCCTGCAACGCCATGGGTTCGAACTGGTGAAGGAACAATTCGCCGCCATGCTCACCGCCGATCACGTCCTGCAGCCGCAAGCTGCCGGCCAGGCGGCTTTTTATGCGCGAGGCTCGATCGATTTCCAGTCCCTGGACGTCGGTGATTTCGAGCGGCCGGCGCGTGTTGTCGATGGCTGGGTGCGCTCCCTGATTTTTCCGCCGCATCAGCTTCCCCGATTCGGCGGACGCGCCATCTGTGCCTGCGAATGCATTGCGCTGCCGCGCAGGAAGCAGCACCGGCCGGGAGAGGTAGCCGCCGGCAGCGGCAGCCACGCAGTGATCGCCTGCGGAGATGGTTATGTGCGCTTCGAATTCGAGGGAGGCTTGCAATGAACATCGCTTCGGCAAAGATCGTCATGCCGGCAGAGGATATCGACGAAATCACGCGAAACATCCGCCTCATTCTCGAAAGCGGGCGGCTTATCCTCGGGCCTTACACCGAGGCCTTCGAACACGCTCTGTCAAGCATGCATGGCGGCGCGCACGCAATCGCCGTCAGCAACGGTACCGGTGCGCTGGAAATCATCCTGCGCGCGCTGGGCGTGCAGGGCAGACAGGTAGTGGTTCCTGCCAATACCTTTTTTGCGACAGCCGCAGCAGCGCTGCATGCCGGCGCCACCCTGCGCTTTGCCGACGTCGGCGCGCAGACCATGATGCTTACCCTGGCGAGCGTCGAACGCGCGGTGACGGCCGATACCGCAGCGGTGGTCATGGTGCATATCGGCGGCGCCATTTCGCCAGAACTGGATGCGATCAAAGCGTTTTGCGAAGCGCGCGGCATATATCTGGCTGAAGATGCGGCGCACGCCCTGGGATCGACCTATCAAGGACGGGCGGCAGGAACGCTCGGCGCAGCAGGCTCATTCTCGTTCTATCCGACCAAGATCGTCACTTGCGGCGAAGGCGGCGCGATCATCACGCACGATGCAGCGATTGCGCGCGAAGCCGTCATTCACCGCGACCAGGGCAAACAGGCTTTTTCCGAGAATTGCCACATCCGGCTCGGCTATAACTGGCGCCTGAGCGAAATTCATGCGGCGGTTGGACTGGTCCAGCTACGGCGGCTGCAGCAGTTCATCACGGCAAAACGCGCCGTTGCCGCAAGATACGACCAGCGCATCGCTGTCCTCGACGGCGTCACGCCGGTCCCGGAAGGCGCCGGCGTACGTTCGAATTACCATAAATATGTTGTGCTGCTCGATGCCGGCTGCGACAGGGCGATGCTGCGCTCCATGATGCAGGAAACGGCTGGCATCCAGCTTGGAACCGGCGTCTACGATGTGCCGCTGCATCTGCAGCCGGTTTTTTCGGGCATGGACAATACCGGCCTGCAGGTAGCGGAAGACGTTTGCGCCCGCCACGTCTGCCTGCCGATTCATTCCGACATGACATTTGCGGACGCCGACCGCGTCATTACCGCGCTGGCCGCCTGCCTGGCCCGCTTGCGCAAAACCGCGGCGCCGCTTGTCCACGAAGGCGATCTGCAATGAAAACGCAGGCTTCCCACACCGCAGCGCGCCATGGATAGGCATGCTGCGCTGCCTCGCATGCGCCCTCCTGCGCCGCCCCTATGGAGCGATTGCCTGCTGACGGTCGGCGTCACCGGGACCAACGGCAAGACTTCGACTACCGGCATGGTGGCAAACGCGCTTGGCTGCCTGCAACAGCCGGTGGCTCGCATCACCAGCATCGGCGCCTATGTCGGCAGCGAGCACATGAACGTGCCGCGCAGCTACGCCGGCCTGGTCGAGACGATGCGCGCGGTCTTGCAGCGTGGCGGCCATTACGCCGCGCTTGAGCTGGCCAGCTGGTCGTTGGCCCAGGGTTTCATGCAAGCGTGGCCGTGCCAGGTTGGCGTCTTTACCAACCTTACCCCCGAACATATGGATATCCACGGCTCGATGGAAAACTACCTGGCCGCCAAGACCCAGCTGTTCATCAACCTGCCGGAAGCGGGGATCGCCGTGCTCAATGGCTGCGACCCGGCGTCAGAAGTTATCGCAGCCGTCACGCCGCCTGGAACGCGGATCATTTATTACGGTACGGCGTCGCGCGGCCGGCCGCGGCACGCGCTGGACATTATCGCGGACGAGGTTGCCGTGAGCTGGACCGGCACCCGCCTGCGCTTGTCGGCAGCAGCCGGCCTCGGTGCAGTGCCGGTGAAACTGACGCTGCGGGCGATTGGTGAAATTTACGCGGAAAATGCGCTAGCCGCACTGGCTGCAGCCATCGGCGCTGGTGTCCCGGCGCAGCAGGCGGCCGATGCCATTGCGGCAACCGCGCCGCCGCCGGGCCGCTTTGAAATACTCGGGCAATCACCATGGATCGTGCTGGACTATGCCCACACGCCCGATGCCATCTGCCGTACGCTTTCCACGGCGCGCCAGTTGAGCCACGGCTGCATCTCGATCGTCTTCGGCGCCGGCGGCGACCGCGACCGGCCCAAGCGGAAGCTGATGGGACAGGCGGCAATGGCGGCCGACCGCGTGTTCCTTACCAGCGACAATCCGCGCAACGAAGATCCGCTGGCCATCATCGAAGATATCCGGCTTGGACTGCAAGGACATCGGGACATCAGTGTCAATCCCGATCGCAGGCAGGCCATCATCGCAGCGCTTGCAGCGGCCTCGGGCGACGATGTCGTCATCCTCGCCGGCCGCGGCCCGGAGACGCACCAATGCGTACGGGCGGCCTGGCACCCCATGTGCGACGCCGATATCGTCCGGGAGATCATCGGCGGCGAACCGGTGGTTCACGAAGGATGGACATGACGGCTCCCAAAAAAATACTGCTGGTCAACGGCTGCAGCCACACCGCGGGATCGGAAATCGATACGCTTGGCGTGGCGCCGCACGGGTATTCGCCGGAAAAGGCATTCGGCGCCCATCTTGCCAATGCAATGGGTTGCGACGATTACGTCAACATTGCAATGCCCGGGGGTTCCAACGAACGGATCACGCGCACCACGATCGACTGGATAGGCAAATACCATAAGCCCGCGGACCAGCTGTTCGTGGTGATCATGTGGACCGGCCGCGACCGCTTCGAACTTTACGACGACCGCAACCGGATCTGGCTCAGCCTGTGTCCGGGCGTAGAACGCTCCAGGTGGTTCGCCGACTTCACTTATGCGGTCCAGCAATACTTCAAGTTCCACATGCTGGTGCGCACCAGCGATGTCCAGACTTACTCGCGGCTCTGGGCCGAAGTCATCATGATGCAGAGCTACCTGAAGATCAACCACATCAACTACATGTTCTGCAACGCCTACCAGGGCCTTCCCGAAACCCTGGACTATGCCGGCTTCCGCAGCCAGGTCGATCTTGCCGCCTACTACCAGCCATTCGAAGACAGCACCGGTTTTGTGCAGATCCTGACGCAGCAGGGATTCAAGACGCGCGCCGGCGACAACGTGCATTTTGGCGAAGACGGGCATCGTTATTGGGCCGGCGTCTTGCACGCCTTTATTCAAGACAGGAGACTGGCATGATCAACTATCTCAAGCAGCTGCTGCAGCGCTGGAGCACCGCGCGCGCGTACAAGAAAAAAATGCGCGCCATCAGGAAACGCGATCCCTATATTTACAAATAACGGCCGCCGCCATGATTTCCTGGGGCATCTCTGCCCGCAGCCATGACGCGGCATTGGCGGTATTCGCCGACGGAACGCTGGTGTTTGCAGGGCATGCGGAACGCTATTCAAAAATCAAGAACGACAGCGAACTTGCTCCCGGCCTGGTTGCGGACGCGCTCGCCTATGGCGAACCGGGACAGATCGTCTGGTACGAGCGCCCCTGGCTGAAAAAAACCAGGCAGATGCTGGCAGGACAATGGCAGGAAATCCGGAAGACCGAAAACATCGCTCGCTACCTGTCCAGATACCTGACCTCTCGCCCCATTTCATTCACCGGCCATCACCTGAGCCACGCGGCGGCAGGATATTACACATCGCCTTTCCGCGATGCGACGATCATTGTGCTGGACGCCATCGGCGAATGGCAAACCTATACCATCTGGGAAGCCACGGGAACCCAGCTCAAGCTCCGCTTCAGCCAGCGCTACCCGCATTCGGTCGGCCTCTGGTACTCCGCCATGACCCAGCGCTGCGGCTTCAAGCCGAACGAAGAAGAGTACATCCTGATGGGCCTGTCGGCCTTCGGCGATCCGCTGAAATATTACGACAGGATCAAGGCCGATTTTTTTGTGTGGCAGCAGGGCCACCCGTCGATTCGGCTGCGCCATAACCTGCATCGCGGCTGCAGATGGTGGGCGCCGGAGGTGACGGATGTGGAAAACATCGCCGCCGCGACCCAAAGGATCTATGAGGACATCCTGCTGCACGCATCGCGCTTTGCATGCAAGACCCTGCCGAGCAGGAACCTGGTGCTGATGGGCGGCTGCGCCCTCAACTGCGTAGCCAACCGGCGCCTGGCGGACAGCGGCGACTGGGGTGACATATGGGTGATGCCCTGTCCCGGCGATGCCGGCAGCAGCATCGGCTGTGTGCTGGCGACCATGCAGGAATTCGTGCACTGGCCCGGACCGTTTCTCGGGCACAGGATCGACGGCGCCTATCCCGTCGCACCGGCCTTGCGGCGCCTGACGGCCGGCGAAGTGGTCGGCATCGCCAACGGCCGGGCCGAGTTCGGCCCGCGTGCGCTGGGCAACCGCAGCCTGCTGGCTGATCCACGGATTGCCGACAGCCAGTCGAAGGTCAACGCCATCAAGCAGCGGGAGCGCTTCAGGCCGTTCGCGCCCGCCATCATCGTTGAAATGGCCACAGATTATTTCGACATGGGTGTGCCGTCCAGCCCCTACATGCAATTTACCGCCAGGTGCAGGCAGCCTGAACAGTTTCCAGGCATTGTCCACGTCGACGGCACCTCGCGCGTGCAGACCGTGACGGCCACGGACAATCCCGGATTCTACGCATTGCTGCGGGAATTCCACCACGCCACGGGCTGTCCCATGCTGCTCAATACCAGCCTGAATGTGAAAGGTGAACCGCTCGTCAACGATAGGCACGATGCTGCGCGCTTTGCCATTACCTATGGCGTGCCGGTGTTCTGCGATGGAACAGAAGAAAAGCCGGGGCCGCCGGTAACGGCAACCCGGTCGGACCCGACTCTTCTCTTTTCATACAACCCCTAAGACCGCGCCAGGATCGCCGGCGTTACTGCCCTGCCTTGTAAAAAGCCGTCACCGCATCGGCCAGCAGCTTGTGCGTATGCGTGGTCGGATGCAGCGTGTCCCAGAACACAAAACTGTCCGGATTGCTGCACTGTGATCGCGCGCTCTGCGTGCTCAGGTAGTTGGTGCTGGAATCGGTGTTGATGTTCAGGCAGGACTGGGTGGTATTGCTGACCTGGTATTTGGCCGGGTTGCTCAGCAGGTCGTTGAACAGCGCATAGCTGTCGAACAGGCGGATATGCAAACTTGAGCCGTATTGCGTCTGCAAGGAGGCGACCAGCGCCGCCAGCCGCGTGTTCAGGTCAACCACCTGCGCCGCAACAGCCGGGCCGTTGGTCTTGATGGTAAACACAGGCGCCTTGGATACATCGGGCAGCTTGAGCAGCAGGATATTCCTGGCGCCGGCCTGGATCAGGTTTTGCAAGGCCTGACTCTGGCCGCTGATCACCTGGTCGACCGTGCTGTTGTAGTTGACCAGGTCGTTGCCGCCTATGAGCATGGTAAACAAGGTGTTTTGCGGCTGGTAATTCTGCGCCTTCTGCATGTACTCGGTGTACGACTGCACTTGCTGGATCACGCCCGGAATCACCAGGTTCTGGGTGCTCACGCCGGCGCCGCCGATAGCCCAGTTGTACAAGGGAAGCTGCAGATTGTCGGCCAGGTATTCGACCCAGTTCTTGCCGTTGCTGAAGCGGCCCAGGAACCAGCTGCCGGAATTGGGCAGCTTCCATTGCGAGGCGTTGTAGACGTTCTGGGTATCGGACAAGCTGTCGCCGAACGCGACGATCTTGTTGATGCCGCCCTGGACCACGCTGTCGTTGGTCCACACGGTGTAGTTGAACGACAGCGCATTGTCGGCGGCCGCCACCATCGCCACCGGCTGGCTGATGCCTTTGGCGCTTAGCGTACTTTGGCATACCGATTGCAGCGTGTTCTGCGTGACATCGCTGTAGAACATGTTTTCCCAATTGAGCAGGCCGCCGGCCCACCAGTAGCCGTTGATGCGGTAATAATCGCCGCTGGACGGATCGAGCCCCCAGACGTAGGTGGTGGTCGGCTTGGTCGGGTTGCTGCCGGTGCGGTACCAGCAGCGCAAATAAGTGTAGGTGCTGGTGCTGGCCGCCGCGGTCGCAGCCATGCTGCGCGCGGCAGGCTTTTGCGCCTGCTGCTTCAGCAACTGCTCTTTGGAGAGCGGGCCGGACGACGATAGCCGGTGGGTATAAGCAGGATCGGGTTTTGCATCGGATTGGACTTCTGCCACGGCTAGATTCGAACACAAAGCACAAAGTAAAAACAGAGTTTTCATTATGGATTTCCTTGTCGTCTCGTTAGTCTCTGGATCACGGGAACAGCGCTGCCATCGATAGCAAATTGCCATCATTGATATGGCCGCGACAATATTGACACAAGGAAACAATATCCAGGTGACATTAAGATGACGGCGGGTCCTTTCCGATGATTACCTCTAATTCCGGGTTACCCACAGAAAGGACAGTCCTGTTGATAACGCCCATGTGTTTTAGCTATGTGCCTGATATGTATAGGTTTTTCATCACTGCACAAAGTTGCCCCGCAGCGCTTTAAGAATCGTTTAATTCAATCCGGCTAAACTGTCACGATTTCCGCTGTTTCTAAGGAGCCGGTCCCATGCGTTTGCTGTTGGTGGAAGACGATCTGATGGTAGGCGAAGCCGTGCGCAAGGGATTGCGCCAGGACGGGTTCGCGGTCGACTGGGTGCAGGACGGCGCCGCGGCGCTCAGCGCGCTGGCGCAGGAAGACTACCAGCTGCTGCTGCTCGATCTCGGCCTGCCGAAAAAGAACGGCCTGGAAGTGCTGAAATCGCTGCGCGCCGGCGGCAACCGCATCCCGGTCCTGATCATGACCGCGCGCGACGCCATCTCGGACCGGGTCGCCGGCCTCGACGGCGGCGCCGACGATTACCTGGTCAAGCCGTTCGACCTGGAAGAACTGGCGGCGCGCATCCGCGCCCTGCTGCGGCGCCAGTCGGGACGCGCCGAACCGTTGATCGAACTGGGCCAGCTGACGCTCAACCCGGCCACCCATGAAGTATTGCTGGAAGGCCGCCAGGTGAACCTGTCGGCGCGCGAATTCGCCCTGCTGCGCGCCTTCCTCGATCGCCCCGGCGTAGTGCTGTCGCGCGCCCAGCTGGAAGAAAAAATGTACGGCTGGGACGACAGCATCGAAAGCAATGCGGTGGAGGTCTATATCCATGCCTTGCGCAAAAAACTCGGCAGCAACTTCATCAAGAATGTGCGCGGCATCGGTTACATGGTGGCCAAATGAAATCGGCGCCGTCGAT
Proteins encoded in this region:
- a CDS encoding DegT/DnrJ/EryC1/StrS family aminotransferase — translated: MNIASAKIVMPAEDIDEITRNIRLILESGRLILGPYTEAFEHALSSMHGGAHAIAVSNGTGALEIILRALGVQGRQVVVPANTFFATAAAALHAGATLRFADVGAQTMMLTLASVERAVTADTAAVVMVHIGGAISPELDAIKAFCEARGIYLAEDAAHALGSTYQGRAAGTLGAAGSFSFYPTKIVTCGEGGAIITHDAAIAREAVIHRDQGKQAFSENCHIRLGYNWRLSEIHAAVGLVQLRRLQQFITAKRAVAARYDQRIAVLDGVTPVPEGAGVRSNYHKYVVLLDAGCDRAMLRSMMQETAGIQLGTGVYDVPLHLQPVFSGMDNTGLQVAEDVCARHVCLPIHSDMTFADADRVITALAACLARLRKTAAPLVHEGDLQ
- a CDS encoding Mur ligase family protein codes for the protein MDRHAALPRMRPPAPPLWSDCLLTVGVTGTNGKTSTTGMVANALGCLQQPVARITSIGAYVGSEHMNVPRSYAGLVETMRAVLQRGGHYAALELASWSLAQGFMQAWPCQVGVFTNLTPEHMDIHGSMENYLAAKTQLFINLPEAGIAVLNGCDPASEVIAAVTPPGTRIIYYGTASRGRPRHALDIIADEVAVSWTGTRLRLSAAAGLGAVPVKLTLRAIGEIYAENALAALAAAIGAGVPAQQAADAIAATAPPPGRFEILGQSPWIVLDYAHTPDAICRTLSTARQLSHGCISIVFGAGGDRDRPKRKLMGQAAMAADRVFLTSDNPRNEDPLAIIEDIRLGLQGHRDISVNPDRRQAIIAALAAASGDDVVILAGRGPETHQCVRAAWHPMCDADIVREIIGGEPVVHEGWT
- a CDS encoding DUF6071 family protein, coding for MTAPKKILLVNGCSHTAGSEIDTLGVAPHGYSPEKAFGAHLANAMGCDDYVNIAMPGGSNERITRTTIDWIGKYHKPADQLFVVIMWTGRDRFELYDDRNRIWLSLCPGVERSRWFADFTYAVQQYFKFHMLVRTSDVQTYSRLWAEVIMMQSYLKINHINYMFCNAYQGLPETLDYAGFRSQVDLAAYYQPFEDSTGFVQILTQQGFKTRAGDNVHFGEDGHRYWAGVLHAFIQDRRLA
- a CDS encoding carbamoyltransferase family protein, with protein sequence MISWGISARSHDAALAVFADGTLVFAGHAERYSKIKNDSELAPGLVADALAYGEPGQIVWYERPWLKKTRQMLAGQWQEIRKTENIARYLSRYLTSRPISFTGHHLSHAAAGYYTSPFRDATIIVLDAIGEWQTYTIWEATGTQLKLRFSQRYPHSVGLWYSAMTQRCGFKPNEEEYILMGLSAFGDPLKYYDRIKADFFVWQQGHPSIRLRHNLHRGCRWWAPEVTDVENIAAATQRIYEDILLHASRFACKTLPSRNLVLMGGCALNCVANRRLADSGDWGDIWVMPCPGDAGSSIGCVLATMQEFVHWPGPFLGHRIDGAYPVAPALRRLTAGEVVGIANGRAEFGPRALGNRSLLADPRIADSQSKVNAIKQRERFRPFAPAIIVEMATDYFDMGVPSSPYMQFTARCRQPEQFPGIVHVDGTSRVQTVTATDNPGFYALLREFHHATGCPMLLNTSLNVKGEPLVNDRHDAARFAITYGVPVFCDGTEEKPGPPVTATRSDPTLLFSYNP
- a CDS encoding SGNH/GDSL hydrolase family protein — encoded protein: MAEVQSDAKPDPAYTHRLSSSGPLSKEQLLKQQAQKPAARSMAATAAASTSTYTYLRCWYRTGSNPTKPTTTYVWGLDPSSGDYYRINGYWWAGGLLNWENMFYSDVTQNTLQSVCQSTLSAKGISQPVAMVAAADNALSFNYTVWTNDSVVQGGINKIVAFGDSLSDTQNVYNASQWKLPNSGSWFLGRFSNGKNWVEYLADNLQLPLYNWAIGGAGVSTQNLVIPGVIQQVQSYTEYMQKAQNYQPQNTLFTMLIGGNDLVNYNSTVDQVISGQSQALQNLIQAGARNILLLKLPDVSKAPVFTIKTNGPAVAAQVVDLNTRLAALVASLQTQYGSSLHIRLFDSYALFNDLLSNPAKYQVSNTTQSCLNINTDSSTNYLSTQSARSQCSNPDSFVFWDTLHPTTHTHKLLADAVTAFYKAGQ